A single window of Selenomonas sputigena DNA harbors:
- the atpA gene encoding F0F1 ATP synthase subunit alpha, with protein sequence MKMNPEEITAIIKDQIKNYNVDLNVDDVGTVIEIGDGIAHIHGLTKAMAGELLDFGNDVYGLALNLDQDDVGAVILGGDTEIKEGATVKRTKKIMQVPVGENMVGRVVDALGRPIDGKGPIQAAEHRAVEFSAPGIADRKSVHEPLQTGLKAIDGLVPIGRGQRELIIGDRGTGKTAIAVDTILNQKGQNCICVYVAIGQKASTVARVVKTLEDAGAMEYSIVVAATAADSAPLQYLAPYAGVAMAEYFMYKGGHALCVYDDLTKHAAAYRAMSLLLRRPPGREAYPGDVFYLHSRLLERAAKLSDELGAGSITALPVIETLAGDLSAYIPTNVISITDGQIMLETDAFYSGIRPAINVGLSVSRVGGSAQIKAMKQVAGTLRLDLAQYRELAAFAQFGSDLDKATKEQLDRGARMVETLKQPQYTPLAVEDQVLVLFTAVRGFLADIPVEKVVKFQEDFIKFMHASHADVGKKVAEQKKLDDALEAEIKKCIEEFKETISYRVKE encoded by the coding sequence ATGAAAATGAATCCGGAAGAAATAACGGCCATCATCAAAGACCAGATCAAGAACTACAACGTCGATCTGAACGTCGATGATGTCGGCACTGTTATCGAGATCGGTGACGGCATCGCCCATATCCACGGCCTCACGAAAGCCATGGCAGGCGAGCTGCTCGATTTCGGCAATGATGTATACGGTCTTGCCCTGAACCTCGATCAGGACGACGTCGGCGCCGTTATCTTGGGCGGCGACACGGAAATCAAGGAAGGTGCGACGGTCAAGCGCACGAAGAAGATCATGCAGGTGCCGGTCGGCGAGAACATGGTCGGCCGCGTCGTCGACGCTCTCGGGCGTCCGATCGACGGCAAGGGACCCATTCAGGCGGCAGAGCATCGCGCCGTCGAGTTCTCCGCGCCGGGCATCGCGGACAGAAAGTCCGTCCATGAGCCGCTGCAGACAGGCCTCAAGGCGATCGACGGCCTCGTGCCGATCGGCCGCGGCCAGCGCGAGCTCATCATCGGCGACCGCGGCACGGGCAAGACGGCGATCGCCGTCGATACGATCCTCAACCAGAAGGGACAGAACTGCATCTGCGTCTATGTTGCCATCGGCCAGAAAGCGTCGACGGTCGCACGCGTCGTCAAGACGCTCGAAGATGCCGGCGCGATGGAATATTCCATCGTCGTCGCTGCGACGGCGGCGGACAGCGCTCCCTTGCAGTACCTTGCGCCGTACGCGGGCGTCGCCATGGCGGAGTACTTCATGTACAAGGGCGGCCATGCACTCTGCGTTTACGACGATCTGACGAAGCATGCCGCCGCTTACCGCGCGATGTCGCTTCTGCTGCGCCGTCCGCCGGGGCGTGAAGCCTATCCGGGCGACGTGTTCTACCTGCACTCGCGCCTTCTAGAGCGCGCGGCGAAGCTCTCCGATGAGCTTGGCGCAGGCTCCATCACGGCTCTGCCTGTCATTGAGACGCTGGCAGGCGACCTCTCGGCATACATTCCGACGAACGTCATCTCGATCACAGACGGTCAGATCATGCTCGAAACCGACGCGTTCTACTCGGGCATCCGCCCGGCTATCAACGTCGGCCTCTCCGTCTCGCGCGTCGGCGGCTCGGCGCAGATCAAGGCGATGAAGCAGGTCGCGGGCACCTTGCGCCTCGACCTTGCACAGTACCGTGAGCTCGCTGCTTTCGCGCAGTTCGGTTCCGACCTCGACAAGGCGACGAAGGAGCAGCTCGATCGCGGCGCACGCATGGTCGAGACTTTGAAGCAGCCGCAGTACACGCCGCTCGCCGTCGAGGATCAGGTGCTCGTGCTCTTCACGGCGGTGCGCGGCTTCCTCGCGGACATCCCCGTCGAGAAAGTCGTCAAGTTCCAGGAGGACTTCATCAAGTTCATGCACGCAAGCCATGCCGATGTCGGCAAGAAAGTCGCTGAGCAGAAGAAGCTCGACGATGCTTTGGAAGCCGAGATCAAGAAGTGCATCGAGGAGTTCAAGGAGACGATTTCTTACAGGGTCAAAGAATAA